The proteins below come from a single Arthrobacter sp. zg-Y1171 genomic window:
- a CDS encoding alpha-ketoglutarate-dependent dioxygenase AlkB, translating to MSNSLFPRERSEPAVGAVHVPGWLPPEKQQRIVQACRQWAIGPVPMRAAVLPGGHTMSVQTVCLGWHWQPYKYTRTADDVGGGRVAELPDWLVELGRDALREAYRQPDGGYARDDFRPENYTPDTALINYYAEGAHMGMHQDKDEKSSAPVVSISIGDTCVFRFGNTETRTRPYTDLELESGDLFVFGGPSRFAYHGVPRTLAGTADPASGLPAGRINITLRMTGLS from the coding sequence ATGAGCAACTCCCTCTTTCCCCGCGAACGATCCGAACCCGCCGTCGGCGCCGTCCATGTGCCGGGCTGGCTGCCGCCGGAGAAACAGCAGCGCATTGTCCAGGCCTGCCGGCAGTGGGCCATCGGGCCCGTTCCCATGCGCGCGGCCGTCCTCCCCGGCGGGCACACCATGTCCGTGCAGACCGTATGCCTGGGCTGGCACTGGCAGCCCTACAAGTACACGCGGACGGCCGACGACGTCGGGGGCGGCCGCGTTGCCGAGCTGCCGGACTGGCTGGTCGAGCTGGGCCGCGACGCCCTACGCGAGGCCTATCGGCAGCCCGACGGCGGGTACGCCCGGGACGATTTCCGGCCGGAGAACTACACCCCCGATACGGCGCTGATCAACTACTACGCCGAGGGCGCCCACATGGGCATGCACCAGGACAAGGACGAGAAATCCAGCGCACCGGTGGTATCCATCAGCATCGGGGACACCTGCGTTTTCCGGTTCGGGAACACCGAGACGCGGACCCGGCCCTACACCGACTTGGAGCTGGAATCCGGAGACCTGTTTGTCTTCGGCGGTCCCTCCCGGTTCGCCTACCACGGTGTTCCGCGGACCCTGGCAGGCACGGCGGACCCGGCATCCGGCCTGCCCGCGGGGCGGATCAACATCACGCTGCGCATGACCGGACTGTCATGA
- a CDS encoding DNA-3-methyladenine glycosylase — translation MTEGAALAGRQRRPLRHRGPFAWEPLAGALQAHAVPGLERVTRTDDGATVERLLEGASSPVAVAVSLADAGVVLDLPALPAAEEAALISTVRTWLDLDADPGVVDPFLSRFELLEPLVNRHPGLRVPGSTDGFETGVQTVLGQQVSLAAARTFGSRLVAAFGEPGPNGLSAFPTAERLAAVPAAEIQSAVRITHARARTLSALAEAVAGGLPLRPGAEPAAVRTGLLALPGIGPWTADYLAVRVLGDRDAYPADDLVLKRALGVGSGREAALLSQPWRPWRSYALFHLWTRAAYAVPAPAAR, via the coding sequence ATGACCGAGGGGGCGGCCCTGGCAGGCAGGCAGCGGCGTCCACTCCGGCACCGCGGCCCCTTCGCCTGGGAACCGCTCGCCGGTGCCCTGCAGGCGCACGCCGTGCCCGGCCTGGAGCGGGTTACCCGGACGGACGACGGCGCTACGGTCGAGCGGTTGCTGGAGGGAGCTTCGTCCCCCGTCGCCGTGGCAGTGTCCCTGGCGGACGCCGGAGTAGTCCTCGACCTGCCCGCGCTGCCCGCGGCGGAGGAAGCCGCCCTCATATCAACGGTCCGGACCTGGCTGGACCTGGATGCTGATCCGGGCGTAGTGGACCCGTTCCTCTCCCGATTCGAGCTGCTGGAACCCCTGGTGAACAGGCACCCCGGCCTGCGGGTGCCCGGCTCCACGGACGGCTTTGAAACCGGCGTCCAGACTGTCCTCGGGCAGCAGGTATCCCTCGCGGCCGCCCGGACCTTCGGCTCCCGGCTGGTTGCGGCGTTCGGGGAGCCCGGGCCGAACGGGTTGTCCGCTTTTCCGACGGCGGAGCGGCTGGCAGCAGTGCCGGCCGCCGAGATCCAATCCGCGGTCCGGATCACCCATGCCCGTGCCCGAACTCTTTCTGCGCTGGCCGAAGCCGTGGCCGGTGGCCTGCCGCTGCGCCCGGGAGCGGAGCCGGCGGCCGTGCGCACCGGCCTGCTGGCCCTGCCCGGAATCGGACCGTGGACAGCGGACTACCTGGCTGTACGGGTGCTGGGGGACCGGGATGCCTACCCGGCCGATGACTTGGTGTTGAAACGCGCTCTCGGGGTGGGGAGCGGGCGGGAGGCAGCCCTGCTTTCGCAGCCCTGGCGCCCGTGGCGCTCCTACGCCCTGTTCCACCTGTGGACCCGGGCAGCCTACGCGGTGCCGGCCCCCGCTGCGCGGTAG
- a CDS encoding mannitol dehydrogenase family protein encodes MTKLSDESLPHLPQSIARPGYDRSRLSTGIVHFGVGGFHRAHQAMYLDRLMNAGKALDWAICGVGVLSSDAAMKTVMDSQDCLYTLVLKHPDGALEARVIGSIAEYLFAPENPEAVIEKMASLATRIVSLTITEGGYNISDTTGEFDPGNAGVAADLQPGAVPSSVFGLVVEALRRRRERGLAPFAVMSCDNVPGNGEVARKAFGEFARLRDPELGKWVQEAVSFPSSMVDRITPATTDADRALLSEEFGVEDAWPVVAEDFEQWALEDAFPQGRPPWEDAGVSMATDVEPYEHMKLRLLNCGHQGLAYLGYLEGYRYVHEAARDPQLAQFLLDYMDKEATPTLLPVPGIDLAEYKKRLLQRFGNEHVRDTLARLCAESSDRIPKWLVPVVRENVAAGGEVSRSAAIIAAWARYAEGVDEAGEPIRVVDNRRDEVMAVAARNREDPLAFISQQQFFGDLASDARFTEAYLSALGTLHRSGAAAAVAALVDKA; translated from the coding sequence ATGACCAAGCTCAGTGACGAGTCCCTGCCCCATCTCCCGCAGTCCATTGCCCGGCCCGGCTATGACCGCTCCCGGCTCAGCACCGGCATCGTGCATTTCGGTGTCGGAGGATTCCACCGGGCACACCAGGCGATGTACCTGGACCGGCTGATGAACGCTGGCAAAGCCCTGGACTGGGCTATTTGCGGAGTGGGTGTACTGTCCTCCGACGCCGCCATGAAAACCGTGATGGACAGCCAGGACTGCCTGTACACCTTGGTCCTGAAGCACCCCGACGGGGCCCTGGAAGCCCGCGTGATCGGCTCGATTGCCGAGTACCTTTTCGCACCCGAGAATCCCGAAGCGGTCATTGAAAAAATGGCATCCCTGGCCACGCGCATCGTCTCGCTCACGATTACCGAGGGCGGCTACAACATCAGCGACACCACGGGAGAATTCGATCCCGGAAATGCCGGCGTGGCGGCGGACCTGCAGCCCGGTGCGGTGCCCTCAAGCGTCTTCGGCCTGGTGGTCGAGGCACTGCGCCGCAGGCGCGAGCGAGGGCTGGCACCGTTCGCGGTGATGTCCTGCGACAACGTCCCGGGCAACGGCGAAGTGGCGCGAAAGGCCTTCGGGGAGTTCGCCCGGCTGCGGGACCCGGAGCTGGGCAAGTGGGTGCAGGAGGCTGTTTCCTTCCCCTCCTCGATGGTGGACCGGATCACTCCGGCGACCACCGATGCCGACCGCGCGCTGCTGTCGGAGGAGTTCGGCGTCGAGGACGCGTGGCCCGTGGTGGCCGAGGACTTCGAGCAGTGGGCACTCGAGGACGCCTTCCCGCAGGGCAGGCCACCGTGGGAAGACGCCGGTGTGAGCATGGCGACGGATGTGGAGCCGTACGAGCACATGAAACTGCGCCTGCTGAACTGCGGCCACCAGGGTCTGGCCTATCTGGGCTACCTTGAGGGCTACCGCTACGTGCATGAAGCAGCCCGTGACCCGCAGTTGGCACAGTTCCTGCTGGACTACATGGATAAAGAAGCCACGCCCACCCTGCTCCCCGTCCCGGGCATCGATCTGGCCGAATACAAGAAACGGCTGCTGCAGCGCTTCGGCAATGAACACGTCCGGGACACCCTCGCCCGCCTGTGCGCTGAAAGCTCGGACCGGATTCCGAAGTGGCTGGTTCCTGTGGTCCGCGAGAACGTGGCGGCCGGCGGCGAAGTCTCCCGTTCCGCTGCGATCATTGCCGCCTGGGCACGTTACGCCGAGGGCGTGGATGAGGCAGGCGAACCGATACGGGTTGTGGACAACCGGCGGGACGAGGTAATGGCCGTAGCCGCCCGGAACCGGGAGGATCCGCTGGCCTTCATTTCCCAGCAGCAGTTCTTCGGCGATCTGGCCTCCGATGCCCGGTTCACGGAAGCGTACCTATCCGCTCTGGGGACCCTGCACCGCAGCGGAGCCGCGGCTGCCGTCGCCGCACTGGTGGACAAGGCCTGA
- a CDS encoding lantibiotic dehydratase C-terminal domain-containing protein: MTQPAALRTPSRPSPHPTWWNLTVDAGSFELADRIIGELVTPLVAQARLCGTKRWFYTRRMQPSNAQVRLRVLAPVETLDRLQSLLGALQEQSGDPVRSLSVEHEFNEPVLDRTIGTDALLPSVEADLARYGGVDGLALAEEVFELSSDLCLWATARFAKAQNRSALASLLLFDSAYAMMKGPRASTWPDRRRVSWEYYWDSHLYSCTASDPRAAGVQKATGAQAQAQLMPVHRLMMATASEPAVTNWRRRWLRTIDTYLYRADKAGASRSAQHLTVYQAHGLLNRLGFTLRQEALIGVYARTWSREKETELVEAT, from the coding sequence ATGACCCAGCCAGCCGCGCTCCGCACCCCCTCCCGCCCCTCTCCTCACCCCACATGGTGGAACCTGACCGTCGATGCCGGTAGTTTCGAACTGGCAGACCGGATCATCGGTGAACTTGTGACCCCCCTCGTTGCGCAGGCGAGGCTTTGCGGAACCAAGCGGTGGTTCTATACCCGACGGATGCAGCCGTCCAATGCGCAGGTCCGGCTTCGGGTACTTGCCCCCGTGGAAACCCTGGATCGGCTTCAGTCCCTGCTGGGGGCACTGCAGGAGCAGTCCGGGGATCCGGTGCGCAGCCTCTCGGTGGAGCATGAATTCAACGAACCGGTGCTGGACCGGACAATCGGCACGGACGCGCTGCTGCCGTCGGTCGAAGCGGACCTGGCCCGCTACGGCGGCGTTGACGGGCTGGCCTTGGCAGAGGAAGTCTTCGAGCTTTCCTCCGATCTCTGCCTCTGGGCAACCGCCCGGTTTGCGAAGGCACAGAACCGATCGGCGCTGGCATCCCTGCTTCTCTTCGATTCGGCCTACGCCATGATGAAGGGACCGCGGGCCTCCACATGGCCGGACCGCCGTCGTGTTTCCTGGGAGTACTACTGGGACAGCCATCTCTATAGCTGCACCGCTTCCGATCCGCGGGCTGCCGGAGTGCAGAAGGCTACCGGTGCGCAGGCCCAGGCCCAGTTGATGCCCGTGCACCGGCTGATGATGGCCACCGCCTCCGAACCCGCCGTCACCAACTGGCGCCGGCGCTGGCTGCGGACCATTGACACCTACCTCTACCGGGCAGACAAGGCCGGAGCCAGCCGCAGCGCCCAGCACCTCACTGTGTACCAGGCGCACGGCCTGTTGAACCGGCTGGGATTCACGCTTCGCCAGGAGGCACTGATCGGGGTCTATGCCAGGACGTGGAGCAGGGAGAAGGAAACCGAATTGGTGGAGGCCACCTAG
- a CDS encoding GAF and ANTAR domain-containing protein, with protein sequence MSLTADQQSVAAELQQLILQTESVEFFLEGFAMRAAELFSSDAEVLAGVTLLRNKQGTTVASSSEAARALDEIQYGFGDGPCMRASRTGRTVVVEDVRTDPRWPEYADAIRDRGFYSILGVPLILGNDGGAGLNLYARDAGHFTPDIIRSAEMFAAEAAVTLQLAVQIARHRSTADHLRAAMGARTTIDVAVGIVMAQNKCSQEAAFEILRDASSNRNVKLRDVAERVVQSVTSQAVKTHFVD encoded by the coding sequence ATGAGCCTAACCGCGGACCAGCAGTCCGTTGCAGCTGAATTGCAGCAGCTAATTCTGCAGACTGAGTCGGTGGAGTTCTTCCTTGAGGGGTTCGCCATGCGTGCCGCTGAGCTTTTCAGCAGCGATGCCGAAGTCCTGGCCGGGGTGACCCTGCTTCGGAACAAGCAGGGCACCACCGTGGCCAGCAGCAGCGAGGCGGCGCGGGCGCTGGACGAAATCCAGTACGGCTTCGGAGACGGGCCGTGCATGCGGGCCTCGCGGACAGGGCGGACCGTCGTGGTGGAAGACGTGCGCACCGACCCGCGGTGGCCGGAGTATGCGGACGCCATCCGGGACCGCGGCTTCTATTCCATCCTCGGCGTTCCGCTCATCCTCGGTAACGACGGCGGTGCCGGGCTCAACCTGTATGCCCGGGACGCCGGTCACTTCACGCCGGACATCATCCGGTCAGCCGAAATGTTCGCCGCCGAGGCGGCAGTTACCCTGCAATTGGCCGTCCAGATCGCCCGGCACAGGAGCACCGCCGATCACCTCCGCGCGGCCATGGGAGCCAGGACCACCATCGACGTTGCCGTGGGCATTGTCATGGCGCAGAACAAATGCAGCCAGGAAGCGGCCTTCGAAATCCTGCGCGACGCCTCCAGCAACCGGAACGTGAAACTCCGGGACGTCGCCGAGCGCGTGGTGCAGTCCGTGACCTCGCAGGCTGTGAAAACCCACTTCGTCGACTAG
- a CDS encoding long-chain fatty acid--CoA ligase, whose product MHNLAGILTDTVARFPERTALKLDETVVSYAALDAMSAKVAGFLASRGVEPGDRVALVMPNIPQMAFLYFGALRHGAVVVPMNPLLKAREVAYHLQDSGARIAFAWEGVAGEVSAGAEEAGGVEVVSVDSAAFLQLLAGADSRTEVAEVDDQDTAVILYTSGTTGRPKGAALTHRNLLTNAYVAQSLLNTVETDVHFGGLPFFHVFGQTAALNSSVLSGASISLLPRFDAGKALEIIERDGVTIFEGVPTMYVGMLRHPAVKTTNLSSLRGAITGGSAMPLEILHEFEEVFGIELLEGYGLSETSPIVSFNVPGGDRRPGSIGKTVAGTEVRMLDPDGNDVPVGEVGELSVRGDGVMKGYWKNDDATAAAIPDGWFRTGDLARFDEDGNIYIVDRKKDIILRGGYNVYPREVEEVLYEHPAVAEAAVIGIPDSLHGEEIVAVVGLREEAMPADDAARDELIADIQQFTKDRLAAYKYPRRIELTDALPKGPTGKILKREIKVSAPLAAEAPGV is encoded by the coding sequence ATGCACAACCTCGCCGGCATTCTGACCGACACGGTGGCGCGCTTTCCGGAGCGGACAGCCCTGAAGCTAGATGAAACCGTAGTCTCCTACGCCGCCCTCGACGCCATGAGCGCCAAGGTTGCCGGTTTCCTCGCCAGCCGGGGCGTGGAGCCCGGAGACCGCGTTGCGCTGGTGATGCCGAACATCCCGCAGATGGCGTTCCTGTACTTCGGCGCCCTGCGCCACGGCGCCGTCGTCGTTCCCATGAACCCGCTGCTGAAGGCCCGCGAGGTGGCCTACCACCTGCAGGACTCGGGTGCCCGGATTGCCTTCGCGTGGGAAGGCGTGGCCGGGGAAGTCTCTGCCGGGGCGGAAGAGGCCGGCGGAGTGGAGGTGGTTTCCGTGGATTCGGCCGCATTCCTGCAGTTGCTGGCCGGTGCGGACAGCCGCACCGAAGTGGCTGAAGTGGATGACCAGGACACCGCGGTGATCCTTTACACCTCCGGAACCACGGGACGGCCCAAGGGCGCAGCCCTCACGCACCGGAACCTCCTCACCAACGCCTACGTGGCGCAGTCCCTGCTGAACACGGTGGAGACGGATGTCCACTTCGGCGGCCTGCCCTTCTTCCATGTGTTCGGCCAGACCGCGGCCCTGAACTCGTCCGTCCTGTCCGGCGCGTCCATCAGCCTGCTGCCTCGTTTCGATGCGGGCAAGGCCCTGGAGATCATCGAGCGCGACGGCGTAACCATCTTCGAAGGCGTGCCCACCATGTACGTGGGCATGCTCCGCCACCCGGCGGTCAAGACCACCAACCTGTCATCCCTGCGCGGAGCCATCACCGGCGGTTCCGCCATGCCGCTGGAAATCCTGCACGAGTTCGAGGAGGTTTTCGGCATCGAACTCCTGGAGGGTTACGGCCTCTCGGAGACCTCGCCGATTGTCTCCTTCAATGTTCCCGGCGGCGACCGCCGGCCCGGCTCCATCGGTAAAACCGTGGCGGGGACGGAGGTCCGGATGCTGGACCCGGACGGCAACGACGTTCCGGTCGGCGAGGTCGGGGAGCTGTCCGTCCGCGGCGACGGCGTGATGAAGGGCTACTGGAAGAACGACGACGCCACGGCCGCTGCCATCCCGGACGGCTGGTTCCGGACCGGGGACCTGGCCCGTTTCGACGAGGACGGGAACATCTACATAGTGGACCGGAAGAAGGACATCATTCTGCGCGGCGGCTACAACGTCTACCCGCGTGAGGTCGAAGAGGTCCTTTACGAGCACCCGGCCGTGGCCGAAGCAGCGGTCATCGGCATCCCCGATTCGCTGCACGGCGAGGAAATCGTGGCGGTGGTCGGACTTCGTGAAGAAGCAATGCCCGCTGACGACGCAGCACGGGACGAGCTGATCGCAGACATCCAGCAGTTCACCAAGGACCGGCTGGCCGCGTACAAGTATCCGCGCCGGATCGAGCTGACCGACGCGCTGCCCAAGGGGCCCACGGGCAAGATCCTGAAGCGGGAAATCAAGGTTTCCGCTCCCCTGGCGGCTGAGGCGCCCGGGGTGTAG
- the pstS gene encoding phosphate ABC transporter substrate-binding protein PstS, protein MRPIRPARSLATVVLATLALTACGSDYPLGDAQREAAENSTSNLTGVLSGAGSSAQGPAMDSWIAGFGTLHPKVQLQYSPDGSGAGRSALLAGAVNFAGSDAYLQEEEIEDAKAVCGPEGALDIPAYISPIAVAFNLPGIESLNLDAVTIARMFRGEIDTWNDPAIAALNPGVQLPETRITPVSRADDSGTTENFTEYLHEVAPDAWPDAPSGTWPGGLQGENAQGSSGVVSTVTRTEGAVTYADDSVIDDSMGTANLLVGTEFVPISAEAASTAVEQSKRVPGRGEHDIALQLDRRTTAPGAYPLVLVSYQIYCSSYDDADLVERVRTFGQYVVSEEGQQTSAEAAKSAPIPESLAEEAREALESITVRD, encoded by the coding sequence TTGCGCCCGATCCGCCCCGCCCGTTCCCTGGCCACGGTGGTGCTGGCAACGCTTGCCCTGACCGCCTGCGGATCCGATTACCCCCTCGGTGACGCCCAGCGCGAGGCTGCCGAGAACAGCACCTCCAACCTCACCGGAGTGCTGTCCGGCGCCGGATCGAGTGCCCAGGGCCCTGCAATGGATTCCTGGATCGCCGGTTTCGGGACGCTGCATCCCAAAGTCCAGCTCCAGTATTCGCCGGACGGCTCCGGTGCAGGGCGCAGCGCGCTGCTGGCCGGTGCGGTGAACTTCGCCGGGTCCGACGCCTATCTGCAGGAAGAAGAGATAGAGGACGCCAAGGCAGTCTGCGGGCCGGAGGGTGCCCTGGACATTCCCGCCTACATTTCCCCGATTGCCGTGGCGTTCAACCTCCCCGGCATCGAGTCGCTGAACCTGGATGCCGTCACCATTGCCCGGATGTTCCGCGGCGAGATTGACACCTGGAACGATCCGGCCATCGCCGCACTCAACCCGGGCGTGCAGCTGCCTGAAACCCGGATCACTCCCGTCAGCCGGGCGGATGACTCGGGCACCACGGAGAACTTCACCGAATACCTGCACGAAGTGGCGCCCGATGCCTGGCCGGATGCACCGTCCGGAACCTGGCCGGGAGGGCTGCAGGGCGAGAACGCACAGGGAAGCTCCGGCGTCGTCAGCACGGTGACACGCACCGAGGGAGCCGTCACCTACGCCGACGACTCGGTGATCGACGATTCCATGGGCACCGCCAACCTGCTCGTCGGAACCGAATTCGTGCCGATCAGCGCCGAAGCGGCAAGCACCGCCGTCGAACAGTCCAAGCGCGTCCCCGGACGCGGGGAACATGACATTGCGCTCCAGCTGGACCGGCGGACCACGGCGCCGGGGGCCTACCCGCTGGTGCTGGTTTCCTACCAGATCTACTGCAGTTCGTATGACGACGCCGACCTCGTCGAGCGGGTGCGGACCTTCGGCCAGTACGTGGTGAGCGAGGAGGGGCAGCAGACCTCCGCGGAAGCAGCGAAGAGCGCCCCCATCCCCGAATCCCTGGCCGAAGAGGCCCGCGAGGCGCTGGAATCCATCACCGTCCGCGACTAG
- a CDS encoding ATP-binding protein: protein MPMISRRFPRIGRQRTSIPDWPALFHCSPSGYVVVSGQGVILESNSTFAAWIGRNRSALAGTVFADLLSPEDLLEYQRWSAALTTTPAANLSVDFNGAGNTRLPAHISAVRTASRGRTVDLVTVFPMPGRRRYERDLVDALQQAEAAEAARGAAERAAKERESLLKTILDTVDVGVLVVDDEGREILANAHMEASRTILGAEDLSDFESGAWSVYGPDRITPLPDELLPIRRAVAGESFSQQIMWIGTGEGKMAVSVCARPVRNGGDFKCSVLAFSDVTQLVRALAAQGEFVGNVSHELRTPLTSILGYLDMALEEEGQLPGTVESALQAAVRNSERLLQLVSDLLSVASDNGAMELQEVDLASTVAAAADSFRPHARINGVEIGVEVAAGLRAVADEGRIRQVLENLVSNAVKFSPGGGTVRIGARRQDEAVVIEVADTGIGMTPAEQEQVFSKFFRSGQVLTAAIPGAGLGLVITRRIVEEHGGSIDFSSEAGRGSVFTVKLPAAGPGTSLQS, encoded by the coding sequence ATGCCCATGATTTCCCGCCGTTTTCCGCGCATCGGCCGGCAACGGACGTCCATTCCGGACTGGCCGGCCCTTTTCCACTGTTCCCCGTCCGGATACGTTGTGGTTTCCGGGCAGGGCGTCATCCTGGAATCAAACTCCACTTTCGCGGCGTGGATCGGCAGGAACCGGAGCGCGCTCGCAGGCACCGTTTTTGCCGATCTCCTTTCGCCCGAAGACCTGCTGGAATACCAGCGCTGGAGCGCGGCACTCACAACAACACCTGCAGCGAATCTAAGCGTCGACTTCAACGGAGCCGGAAACACCAGGCTGCCGGCTCACATCTCGGCGGTCCGGACCGCCTCCCGCGGCCGCACCGTGGACCTGGTCACGGTTTTCCCCATGCCCGGAAGGCGCAGGTATGAACGCGACCTGGTTGACGCGCTCCAGCAGGCCGAAGCCGCAGAAGCCGCACGCGGTGCTGCCGAGCGCGCGGCCAAGGAGCGGGAATCACTTCTGAAAACCATCCTGGACACGGTGGACGTGGGGGTGCTCGTGGTGGATGACGAGGGCCGGGAAATCCTCGCCAACGCCCATATGGAGGCCAGCCGGACCATATTGGGGGCCGAAGACCTGAGCGACTTCGAGTCCGGAGCGTGGTCTGTCTACGGTCCGGACCGGATCACACCGCTTCCGGACGAGTTGCTCCCCATCCGCCGTGCCGTTGCCGGTGAATCCTTTTCGCAGCAGATCATGTGGATCGGCACCGGCGAGGGCAAGATGGCGGTCAGCGTGTGTGCACGCCCGGTGCGGAACGGAGGGGACTTCAAGTGCTCGGTCCTGGCATTCAGCGACGTCACCCAGCTGGTGCGCGCGCTGGCGGCACAGGGTGAGTTCGTGGGTAATGTGTCCCACGAGCTGCGTACACCCCTGACGTCCATCCTCGGCTACCTGGATATGGCCCTGGAAGAAGAAGGACAGTTGCCGGGCACGGTCGAATCGGCCCTGCAGGCAGCGGTTCGAAATTCCGAGCGGCTGCTGCAGCTGGTCTCCGATCTGCTGTCCGTGGCATCCGACAACGGCGCGATGGAACTGCAGGAAGTGGATCTGGCTTCCACCGTCGCAGCCGCCGCCGATTCCTTCCGCCCCCACGCGCGGATCAACGGGGTGGAAATCGGTGTTGAGGTGGCGGCCGGGCTGCGGGCAGTGGCGGACGAAGGCCGGATCCGGCAGGTGCTGGAAAACCTGGTGTCCAATGCCGTCAAGTTTTCACCCGGCGGCGGAACGGTGCGGATAGGGGCGCGGAGGCAGGATGAAGCCGTGGTGATTGAGGTCGCCGACACCGGAATCGGCATGACGCCGGCGGAGCAGGAACAGGTCTTCAGCAAGTTCTTCAGGTCCGGGCAGGTTCTCACC
- a CDS encoding DUF1304 domain-containing protein: MLIAAAIFAVVAAAVAFYFFMLESLRWAEPETAAIFQLRGTNAAATAQLAYNLGFYNLFLAVGAGLGVVLLVAGNAVAGLTLMTFTTACMLLAAVVLVLSDRRMGRLSLVQGGPAALSLVFALLGT; encoded by the coding sequence GTGCTGATTGCCGCCGCAATTTTTGCCGTAGTAGCCGCCGCCGTGGCGTTCTACTTCTTTATGCTCGAATCCCTGCGCTGGGCCGAGCCGGAAACCGCGGCGATCTTTCAGCTGCGGGGAACCAATGCCGCGGCCACCGCACAACTGGCCTACAACCTGGGGTTCTACAACCTGTTCCTGGCGGTGGGCGCAGGACTGGGTGTGGTCCTGCTTGTCGCCGGTAATGCCGTGGCCGGGCTGACGCTGATGACCTTCACCACTGCGTGCATGCTGCTCGCTGCGGTGGTCCTGGTGCTCAGCGACAGGAGAATGGGCAGGCTGTCCCTGGTGCAGGGCGGTCCGGCGGCGTTGTCCCTCGTCTTTGCGCTGCTCGGGACCTGA
- a CDS encoding methylated-DNA--[protein]-cysteine S-methyltransferase: MASFETTDAGPSSAGLLDPDPREGAVLAALHSRLAAGAGLAGLLDVAYTVIDSPVGRLILAATDAGLVRVAFECEGVDTVLQDLSTRISPRILEAPERLARPAAQLREYFEGTRRSFDLDLDLRLTAGYRRTVVQALQQIGYGHTSTYAGIAALTGNPGAVRAVGTACGRNPLPLVIPCHRVLRSDGTTGGYRGGPAAKKILLDLEAAA, from the coding sequence ATGGCATCCTTTGAGACCACCGACGCCGGCCCCTCCAGTGCCGGGCTCCTGGACCCCGACCCCCGCGAGGGCGCGGTCCTTGCCGCCCTGCATTCCCGCCTGGCCGCAGGAGCCGGGTTAGCCGGGCTGCTGGACGTTGCCTACACCGTCATCGACAGTCCCGTGGGCCGGCTCATCCTTGCCGCCACCGACGCCGGCCTGGTCCGGGTCGCGTTCGAATGCGAAGGGGTGGATACCGTGCTGCAGGACCTCAGCACCCGGATCAGCCCGCGGATCCTCGAGGCTCCGGAGCGCCTGGCCCGTCCCGCCGCCCAACTCCGCGAGTACTTCGAAGGGACCCGGCGCAGCTTCGACCTGGACCTGGACCTGCGGCTCACCGCCGGATACCGGCGGACCGTGGTCCAGGCGCTGCAGCAGATCGGTTACGGGCACACCTCCACGTATGCGGGCATAGCCGCACTAACCGGAAACCCCGGTGCCGTCCGGGCTGTGGGCACCGCCTGCGGCCGCAATCCGCTGCCCCTGGTCATCCCCTGCCACCGGGTCCTGCGCTCCGACGGGACTACCGGCGGCTACCGCGGCGGTCCCGCCGCCAAGAAGATCCTCCTCGACCTGGAAGCCGCCGCATGA
- a CDS encoding RNA polymerase sigma factor: MKPFEQIVREHGPSVLRVCRAVVGPDQAEDAWSETFLAALGAYPDLPEGANVQAWLVTIAKRKAVDQHRSAARNPVPVDEVPEPVRAPQVDTDGLWSALKTLPVRQREALAYHHLAGLPYAEVARLLGGSEAACRRSAADGIKKLRTLYEEDRHGIL, encoded by the coding sequence GTGAAACCCTTTGAGCAGATTGTCCGCGAACACGGCCCGTCCGTGCTGCGCGTCTGCCGTGCCGTCGTGGGCCCGGACCAGGCCGAAGATGCGTGGTCCGAAACGTTCCTCGCCGCCCTGGGCGCCTACCCGGACCTGCCCGAGGGCGCCAACGTCCAGGCCTGGTTGGTGACCATAGCCAAGCGGAAGGCCGTGGACCAGCACCGTTCCGCCGCCCGAAACCCGGTTCCGGTGGACGAAGTCCCCGAACCGGTGAGGGCACCGCAGGTGGACACCGACGGACTGTGGTCGGCCCTGAAAACCCTGCCGGTCCGCCAGCGCGAGGCGCTCGCGTACCATCACCTCGCCGGGCTCCCGTATGCCGAAGTGGCCCGGCTGCTCGGCGGCAGCGAAGCCGCCTGCCGCCGCTCCGCGGCAGACGGGATCAAGAAACTACGAACCCTGTATGAGGAGGACCGCCATGGCATCCTTTGA